One segment of Proteus appendicitidis DNA contains the following:
- a CDS encoding serralysin family metalloprotease, with protein MGSSLLKKAVGLSNVSDLLDKSGIFYNFSAKTLPSFDYDTAGKHIARENSTWNGKYVIGQAAEVTYSFPTWAGKKFNDFGDKNPYGFNSAQKDHARQSLDAWSDIANIKFTEVAPGVKSDITFGNITDPYGKFQAYATLPNTYSYGRDLSGQAWFSDYYDAKNTTPELGNYGRLTIIHEIGHALGLMHPGDYNAGQNVPGYLKSDYAEDSRQYTVMSYWEEYETGAHFQGAYAGAPLLHDISAMQYLYGANTTTRTGDDVYGFNSNTGLNYYTATSSSDKLIFSVWDSEGNDTFDFSGYYQDQVIDLREGHFSDVGGLQKNVSIAQGVTIENAIGGSGDDTIYGNDADNILIGGGGNDILYGGGGQDILWGGTGSNTFVYKKITDSLTSAADKIMDFKSGIDKINLSELIDDTFGHKFLNFVDNFTGRSGEATIKYDQSTNSSELAINAYGYGYSPDFKIDIVGFVNYETDIIV; from the coding sequence ATGGGTTCTTCTTTATTAAAAAAAGCAGTAGGATTATCTAATGTTTCTGACTTATTAGATAAAAGTGGAATTTTTTATAATTTCTCAGCTAAAACTCTACCTTCTTTTGATTATGATACTGCTGGAAAACATATTGCACGAGAAAATTCCACATGGAATGGAAAGTATGTTATTGGACAAGCGGCAGAAGTGACATATTCATTCCCAACTTGGGCTGGTAAAAAGTTTAATGATTTTGGTGATAAAAATCCCTATGGATTTAATTCAGCACAAAAAGATCATGCAAGACAATCTTTAGATGCATGGTCTGATATTGCAAATATCAAATTTACCGAAGTAGCGCCAGGTGTAAAATCAGATATTACTTTTGGTAATATTACTGATCCATACGGCAAATTCCAAGCTTATGCAACTTTGCCAAATACCTATAGTTATGGTCGTGATCTTTCGGGGCAAGCTTGGTTTAGTGACTATTATGATGCAAAAAATACAACGCCTGAATTAGGTAATTATGGTCGTTTAACTATAATCCATGAAATTGGTCATGCACTTGGTCTAATGCATCCTGGCGATTATAACGCAGGGCAAAACGTACCTGGATATTTAAAGTCTGACTATGCTGAAGATAGTCGCCAATATACTGTTATGAGTTATTGGGAAGAATATGAAACAGGTGCGCACTTCCAAGGTGCTTATGCAGGCGCTCCTTTACTTCATGATATTTCAGCAATGCAATATCTTTATGGCGCAAATACCACAACCAGAACAGGTGATGATGTTTATGGTTTTAACTCAAACACAGGTCTTAATTATTACACTGCAACAAGTAGCAGTGATAAATTAATCTTCTCAGTTTGGGACAGTGAGGGTAACGATACTTTTGACTTCTCAGGATATTATCAAGATCAAGTTATTGACTTACGTGAGGGTCATTTCTCTGATGTTGGCGGACTACAGAAAAACGTTTCTATTGCACAAGGCGTTACAATAGAAAATGCAATCGGTGGCTCTGGTGATGATACTATCTATGGAAATGATGCTGATAATATTCTCATCGGTGGTGGCGGTAACGACATACTATATGGTGGCGGTGGTCAAGATATATTATGGGGTGGTACAGGTAGCAATACCTTTGTTTATAAAAAGATCACCGACTCTTTAACCTCTGCTGCTGACAAGATAATGGACTTCAAATCAGGTATTGATAAGATTAATTTATCAGAATTAATCGACGATACCTTTGGCCATAAATTCCTTAACTTTGTTGATAATTTTACAGGTCGCTCGGGTGAAGCAACCATTAAATATGATCAATCAACAAACTCAAGTGAACTTGCTATTAATGCTTATGGATATGGATATAGCCCTGATTTCAAAATTGACATTGTAGGATTTGTTAATTACGAAACTGACATTATTGTTTAA
- a CDS encoding TolC family outer membrane protein — protein MMQIKKLSAILFIWMLSFHALAISLSDLYFLAVKNDPTFNAAIKEQVAGKEYENIGLSQLLPSVHVNYQNNPRNWQRKVYPINTNRGEIEKTEYQNYQSHSVSAIISQPLFDYTAFSDYKSSVIKTLLSDSRYQVKFSELVIRLVDNYIELAYAQDKLLLNLSQQEVYKQQLISSQRLFELGEGTKTDISEIQTRLYLTQSQYTDIQLELDNAKNKLSSMIGTPLPYTEHIAKLSNNSFILQPITPNNYESWENEAMQNNLNIQTARYEMAIAKQEVEKNRGEFFPTVQLYASYSNSDSDSNNTVNQKYQSANVGFYVSLPLFNGGKTTASMRQSTALYQMSAFERDAIIQQITQELRHQYQICTTSDIKLNAYEQSVSSAKLQLDATQKSYIGGQRTMVDVLNSEELLYRAQQDLIKAKYDYIQAWTLLHQYTNTLDIEKIKLIEGYFQ, from the coding sequence ATGATGCAAATAAAAAAACTCTCTGCCATTTTATTTATATGGATGCTAAGTTTTCACGCTTTAGCGATCAGCTTGTCTGATCTTTATTTCTTAGCCGTAAAAAATGATCCGACGTTTAATGCTGCAATTAAAGAACAGGTTGCGGGTAAAGAGTATGAAAACATTGGATTATCTCAATTACTCCCAAGTGTACATGTCAACTATCAAAACAACCCTCGAAATTGGCAACGGAAGGTTTATCCTATTAATACGAATCGAGGAGAAATAGAAAAAACAGAATATCAAAATTACCAAAGCCATTCTGTCAGTGCCATTATTAGCCAACCACTTTTTGATTACACGGCATTTAGTGATTACAAATCATCAGTAATCAAAACACTATTATCAGACAGCCGCTATCAAGTGAAATTTTCTGAGCTAGTGATCAGATTAGTGGATAATTACATAGAATTGGCTTATGCGCAGGATAAATTATTATTAAATCTTTCACAGCAAGAGGTTTATAAACAACAGCTAATATCAAGTCAACGTTTATTCGAATTAGGGGAAGGAACAAAAACAGATATTTCAGAGATCCAAACACGATTATATTTAACTCAATCTCAATATACGGATATTCAGCTTGAGTTAGATAATGCTAAAAATAAACTAAGTTCAATGATTGGTACACCACTACCTTATACAGAACATATAGCAAAATTAAGCAATAATAGCTTTATATTACAACCTATCACTCCCAATAATTACGAGTCATGGGAAAATGAGGCTATGCAAAACAACCTTAATATTCAAACCGCTCGTTATGAAATGGCAATAGCAAAACAAGAAGTAGAAAAAAATAGAGGTGAATTTTTCCCAACAGTGCAACTCTATGCGTCTTATTCTAATAGTGATTCCGATAGCAATAATACCGTAAATCAAAAATATCAATCCGCGAATGTTGGCTTTTATGTCAGCCTGCCTTTATTTAATGGTGGAAAAACAACAGCTTCAATGCGTCAATCTACTGCATTGTATCAAATGAGTGCTTTTGAAAGAGATGCAATTATCCAGCAAATCACGCAAGAACTACGTCATCAATATCAAATATGTACAACGAGTGATATTAAATTGAATGCCTATGAGCAATCCGTTTCCTCTGCTAAATTGCAATTAGATGCGACTCAAAAAAGTTACATTGGTGGGCAGAGAACAATGGTCGATGTTCTTAATTCTGAAGAATTATTATATCGCGCTCAACAAGATTTAATTAAAGCTAAATATGATTATATTCAAGCTTGGACATTATTACATCAATATACTAATACATTAGATATTGAAAAAATAAAATTAATTGAAGGTTATTTTCAATAG
- a CDS encoding ROK family protein — MLLKNLKELQSSKTSKALKLKSLYKLVAENGPIKTETLTELAQMKPATCARLLDELNALQLITTAELGESTGGRKPILYNINTEGVFLIGIELSKVYSTIVLMDLKLNMLDKIKISPEPYLSAYQMTEKLLPKVDALLLKNNISYEKVLGLGISIEHVVEHQLASKSLDKEFCELETLLRKKIPTYVTVGSGVHFAALAEFRLYYRQKTQRFLFTSCDTEVRGCAIISNQFLTDTSATMNCFGHMTIDVKGPLCECGSYGCLNTLCSLDAIKNNIIHQIRRGKHSLLTSLVSTDDEINYHTIFQAIEMRDPLCIDALEEAAYYYGLAIANTILMLQPDIVVCGGTLIPKYTFFATVKKTIETKLALFPNIKTEVYPASHAYEIVSQGAGAMVLEHLVN; from the coding sequence ATGCTATTGAAAAATTTAAAAGAACTTCAGTCTTCTAAGACTTCAAAAGCATTGAAACTTAAAAGCCTTTACAAATTAGTAGCAGAAAATGGGCCAATAAAAACAGAGACACTGACTGAATTAGCACAAATGAAGCCCGCGACTTGCGCCCGATTATTGGACGAGCTAAATGCTCTTCAATTAATTACTACTGCAGAATTAGGGGAATCAACGGGAGGGCGGAAACCTATTTTGTATAATATTAATACAGAAGGGGTGTTTTTAATTGGTATTGAATTAAGCAAAGTCTATTCAACTATTGTGTTAATGGACTTAAAACTTAATATGCTGGATAAAATCAAAATATCGCCAGAGCCTTATTTATCTGCATATCAGATGACAGAGAAGCTATTACCTAAAGTTGATGCCTTGTTATTAAAAAATAACATCAGCTATGAGAAAGTTTTAGGATTAGGAATTTCTATTGAGCATGTTGTCGAACATCAATTGGCGTCCAAATCCCTCGATAAAGAATTCTGCGAGCTAGAGACACTATTACGTAAAAAAATTCCTACTTACGTTACCGTGGGGAGTGGAGTACATTTTGCCGCTTTAGCTGAATTTCGTTTGTATTACCGCCAAAAAACACAACGATTTTTATTTACTTCTTGTGATACCGAAGTAAGAGGATGTGCCATTATCAGCAATCAGTTTTTAACTGATACCTCAGCGACTATGAATTGTTTTGGCCATATGACGATTGATGTAAAAGGACCATTGTGTGAATGTGGCTCTTATGGTTGCTTAAATACATTGTGCTCTTTAGATGCTATAAAAAATAATATTATTCATCAGATAAGGCGAGGGAAGCACTCTTTATTAACCTCTCTGGTCAGTACTGATGATGAAATTAATTACCATACTATTTTTCAAGCGATAGAAATGCGAGATCCTTTGTGTATTGATGCATTAGAAGAAGCAGCTTATTACTATGGGCTTGCTATCGCAAATACGATTTTAATGCTTCAACCTGATATTGTTGTTTGTGGTGGAACATTAATACCTAAATATACGTTTTTTGCTACCGTTAAAAAAACGATTGAAACTAAACTCGCACTTTTCCCAAATATAAAAACAGAAGTTTATCCAGCAAGTCATGCTTATGAAATAGTTTCTCAAGGCGCGGGTGCAATGGTATTAGAGCATTTAGTTAATTAA
- a CDS encoding nucleoside permease, producing MGIKIQLKGMMFMQYFIWGSWLITLGAYMMQTLNFTGIEVGLVYGSKGIAALIMPGLLGIIADKFIPANRLYIICHLICAVALFFAASVTDPTIMFWVMFINALAFMPTIALSNSIGYFCLNKHKLDSVAHFPPIRVFGTIGFIVAMWCVSLFKLELSNTQLYIASVASLCLALYSFCLPKIPTAQHKQSTSWASRLGLDAFVLFKKPVMAIFFLFAMLLGAVLQITNTFGSPFIHDFAKNPQFADSLIVQYPSILLSVSQMAEVAFILAIPFFLKRFGIKKVMLISMIAWTLRFGLFAYGDPSPWGFVLLMLSMIVYGCAFDFFNISGSIYIENEVKPEIRASAQGLFMTMVNGVGAYAGSILSGMVVDHFTVNGIKDWQSIWLIFASYTLILAIIFVFAFKENKKIAQ from the coding sequence ATGGGTATAAAAATACAGCTCAAAGGCATGATGTTTATGCAATATTTTATCTGGGGGAGTTGGTTAATTACCCTAGGTGCATACATGATGCAAACATTAAACTTCACTGGAATTGAAGTTGGACTGGTTTACGGATCTAAAGGCATTGCGGCTCTGATTATGCCCGGTTTACTAGGCATCATTGCTGATAAATTTATTCCTGCGAATCGCTTATATATTATTTGTCATCTTATTTGTGCAGTTGCTTTATTTTTTGCCGCGTCCGTCACTGATCCAACTATCATGTTTTGGGTTATGTTTATTAATGCATTAGCATTTATGCCAACCATTGCACTTTCAAATTCAATTGGTTACTTCTGTTTAAATAAACATAAATTAGATTCTGTAGCTCATTTTCCACCTATTCGTGTATTTGGTACGATAGGCTTTATTGTTGCAATGTGGTGTGTGAGTTTATTTAAATTAGAACTCAGCAATACTCAATTATATATTGCATCTGTTGCATCGCTTTGTTTAGCGCTCTATTCATTCTGCTTACCTAAAATTCCAACAGCCCAGCATAAACAATCAACCTCTTGGGCATCGCGCTTAGGATTAGATGCTTTTGTTTTATTTAAAAAACCAGTCATGGCAATATTCTTTTTATTTGCCATGTTATTAGGTGCGGTACTTCAAATTACAAATACCTTCGGCAGCCCATTTATTCATGATTTCGCTAAAAATCCTCAATTTGCTGATAGTTTAATTGTTCAATATCCATCGATTTTATTATCAGTATCACAAATGGCTGAAGTTGCCTTTATTTTAGCAATACCTTTTTTCTTAAAACGCTTTGGTATTAAAAAAGTCATGCTAATTAGTATGATTGCATGGACTTTACGCTTTGGATTATTTGCCTATGGCGATCCCTCACCTTGGGGTTTTGTATTGCTGATGCTTTCAATGATTGTTTATGGTTGTGCATTTGATTTCTTTAATATTTCAGGATCTATCTATATCGAAAATGAAGTTAAACCTGAAATAAGAGCCAGCGCTCAAGGGCTATTTATGACTATGGTAAATGGCGTTGGTGCATATGCGGGATCTATTTTAAGTGGTATGGTGGTTGATCATTTTACAGTCAATGGAATAAAAGACTGGCAATCCATTTGGTTAATATTTGCATCATATACATTAATATTAGCAATTATCTTTGTGTTTGCTTTTAAGGAAAATAAAAAGATAGCTCAATAA
- a CDS encoding M10 family metallopeptidase C-terminal domain-containing protein: MSHQEYSHGISVIIGIIKSYSPLKRWNKKNKDDVFTEITYSFPDWSNLRGEEYKTITTLNKHQQDIAEKTLQLWADIANITFIKKDNKYDTNIKFGVYNNINELTKDGSHLVLGVGTPPINNTEPNKKIEKVTDYSVGGHVWINISSTKHIKTLNKNEMTSEQKNKVDSFKEKSDNIKYYYIETDTHITLYKNNNESGHIDNQPIILQKGNRETQTYIHETGHALGLPHTFIGEDDHNNPDIEENSFKYSVMSYRYPKIEEADFDGLFPMSPLLIDIYVIQKFYGVNVTTRTDDTIYGFNSNTQRDCYSLTSLDDVIISCIWDAGGCDTLDFSKYNVNQKIDLNQGVFSDIGGLKSNISIAYGTIIENAKGGENDDHIIGNNINNDLFGHGGNDIIYGYDGDDNIYGGKGSDMLYGQEGNDFIYGGDGYDIISGGNGHNTLFGGKNADMFFFEISDKTNSHNKIMDYNIKEDFLIFLDENRISLNIEKLISQNSISFKISFKEEDNLTSLVIKTKEQLEIPNLTIDIVGNFSYEDLFY; the protein is encoded by the coding sequence ATGTCCCATCAAGAATATTCACATGGAATAAGCGTTATTATTGGTATAATAAAGAGTTACTCACCTTTAAAACGATGGAATAAAAAAAATAAAGATGATGTATTTACAGAAATAACATATAGCTTTCCTGACTGGAGCAATTTAAGGGGTGAAGAATATAAAACAATTACGACATTAAATAAACATCAACAAGATATTGCCGAAAAAACATTACAACTATGGGCTGACATTGCCAATATTACATTCATTAAGAAAGACAATAAATATGATACTAATATTAAATTTGGTGTTTATAATAATATAAATGAACTAACAAAAGACGGCTCTCATTTAGTCCTTGGCGTTGGAACCCCTCCAATAAACAACACAGAACCGAATAAAAAAATAGAAAAAGTCACTGATTACAGTGTGGGAGGTCATGTTTGGATTAATATATCTTCAACTAAACATATAAAAACATTAAATAAGAATGAAATGACATCAGAGCAAAAAAATAAAGTAGATTCATTTAAAGAGAAATCAGATAATATAAAATATTATTATATAGAAACAGATACTCATATTACTTTATATAAAAATAATAATGAAAGTGGTCATATAGATAATCAACCTATAATATTACAAAAAGGAAATAGAGAAACTCAAACTTATATACATGAAACAGGGCATGCTCTTGGTTTACCTCATACCTTCATTGGAGAAGATGACCATAATAATCCTGATATTGAAGAAAATAGTTTCAAATATTCAGTAATGTCATATCGCTATCCCAAAATAGAAGAGGCTGATTTTGATGGGCTTTTTCCTATGTCTCCACTATTAATCGATATATATGTTATTCAAAAGTTCTATGGCGTAAATGTAACGACGCGAACTGATGATACTATTTATGGTTTTAATTCTAATACGCAAAGAGACTGTTACAGTTTAACTTCATTAGATGATGTCATTATTAGCTGTATTTGGGATGCCGGTGGCTGTGATACTCTTGATTTTTCAAAATATAATGTAAATCAAAAAATAGATCTTAATCAAGGTGTCTTTTCTGATATTGGTGGGCTAAAAAGTAATATTTCTATTGCCTATGGAACAATAATCGAAAACGCAAAAGGCGGTGAGAATGATGATCATATCATTGGTAATAACATAAATAATGACCTATTTGGTCATGGAGGTAATGATATTATTTATGGATACGATGGAGATGACAACATTTATGGAGGTAAAGGTAGTGACATGCTTTATGGTCAAGAAGGTAATGATTTTATTTATGGGGGGGATGGTTACGATATAATTTCCGGAGGAAATGGACATAATACACTGTTTGGAGGAAAAAATGCTGATATGTTTTTTTTCGAAATTAGCGATAAGACAAATAGCCATAATAAAATTATGGATTATAATATCAAGGAAGATTTTCTTATTTTCCTAGATGAAAATAGAATAAGCCTAAATATCGAAAAACTTATATCTCAAAATTCAATTTCTTTTAAGATAAGTTTTAAAGAAGAAGATAATTTAACAAGTTTAGTAATAAAAACAAAAGAACAACTAGAAATTCCAAATTTAACAATAGATATTGTTGGAAATTTTAGTTATGAAGATCTATTTTATTAA
- a CDS encoding purine-nucleoside phosphorylase, with the protein MHQVSEINKAKEFVQSKTTEKPTIGIILGSGLGPFADTLEDAVHIPYHTIPHFAASGAVGHANELVIGKIAGKTVVAMKGRFHYYEGVSLDEVTFPVRVMKALGVEKLIITNACGAVNTDFNPGDLMLITDHINLTANNPLIGPNNPELGVRFLDVSEVYNKAMRQIVIDIAKEQDITLRQGVYAWWTGPTYETPAEIRMIRTLGADAVGMSTVPEALIARHSGIDTIGISCLTNMACGILEQPLSHDEVIETAERVKSTFLKLISEVIARL; encoded by the coding sequence ATGCATCAGGTTTCTGAAATTAATAAAGCAAAAGAATTTGTTCAATCTAAAACCACAGAAAAACCAACCATTGGGATCATTTTAGGATCAGGTTTAGGTCCTTTTGCCGATACATTAGAAGATGCCGTACATATTCCTTATCACACCATTCCACACTTTGCAGCGTCAGGGGCTGTGGGGCATGCTAATGAATTAGTGATTGGTAAAATTGCAGGAAAAACGGTTGTTGCCATGAAAGGTCGTTTTCATTACTACGAAGGTGTATCACTTGATGAAGTCACCTTTCCTGTTCGTGTAATGAAAGCTCTGGGTGTGGAAAAACTGATTATCACTAACGCATGTGGCGCTGTAAATACAGATTTTAACCCCGGTGATCTGATGTTAATTACGGATCATATTAATCTAACTGCAAATAACCCACTGATTGGACCAAACAACCCTGAATTAGGTGTTCGTTTTCTTGATGTGAGTGAAGTTTATAACAAAGCCATGCGCCAAATTGTTATTGATATTGCCAAAGAGCAAGACATTACCTTACGCCAAGGTGTTTATGCATGGTGGACAGGGCCAACTTATGAAACGCCAGCAGAAATTCGCATGATAAGAACATTAGGTGCAGATGCCGTAGGCATGTCAACCGTTCCAGAAGCACTCATTGCTCGCCATTCAGGTATTGATACCATTGGTATTTCATGCTTAACCAATATGGCTTGTGGGATTTTAGAACAGCCTCTTAGCCATGATGAAGTCATTGAAACAGCAGAACGCGTAAAATCCACCTTCTTAAAACTTATCAGTGAAGTGATCGCTCGTTTATAA
- a CDS encoding HlyD family type I secretion periplasmic adaptor subunit, which produces MITKKNEIDIVHGISDDPRKFLIIGWSVILLGLAIFIFWAAFAPLDKGVSAKGNVSISGNKKSVQASVEGIITDILVKNGDSVIEGQTLIQLSPIQSKALVKSLSEQYDNLLITQQRLYAQLNEKTEFILDPSEKYYSPSENLNKLSLLQNKLLNEKYIELHSEINGYNAIIDGISNRLVHLKRSTLNKQHQIDSLKTQIKDLYTLANEGYIPRHRYQEIERELAENNNHLNDTYGQISTLEKQKLEYQQKILQRNANFYQSARTDLNQVQLQISETEKQLIIEIDKLKKMQITAPISGIVMDLSVFTQGGVVRTGQTLMEVVPQDHQLIIEARLAPHLIDKVTLGLPVDLMFSAFNQNTTPKIPGEVTLISADRLIDERTTEPYYQVFINVKDNTLLADNKNKLKAGMPVDVFINTGDRSLLNYLFKPVLDRIHTSLTEE; this is translated from the coding sequence ATGATCACAAAAAAAAATGAAATCGATATTGTTCATGGTATTTCAGATGATCCTAGAAAATTCTTAATAATAGGATGGTCAGTTATTCTTTTAGGTCTTGCTATTTTTATTTTTTGGGCCGCTTTTGCGCCTTTAGATAAAGGCGTATCTGCGAAAGGAAATGTTTCAATTTCAGGTAATAAAAAGAGTGTTCAAGCTTCAGTAGAAGGTATTATTACTGATATTTTAGTGAAAAATGGTGATAGCGTAATAGAAGGTCAAACTCTTATTCAATTAAGCCCTATTCAATCGAAAGCTTTAGTCAAATCTTTATCCGAACAATATGATAATTTGTTGATTACTCAACAACGCTTATATGCTCAATTAAATGAAAAAACAGAGTTTATCTTAGATCCTAGTGAAAAATACTATTCTCCTTCTGAGAATTTAAATAAATTATCTCTATTGCAAAATAAATTACTTAATGAAAAGTATATTGAGTTGCATAGTGAAATAAATGGCTACAACGCTATTATTGATGGTATTTCTAATCGTTTAGTCCATTTAAAAAGATCTACGCTAAACAAGCAACATCAAATTGATAGCTTAAAAACCCAAATCAAAGATTTATACACCCTTGCTAATGAGGGGTATATTCCCCGTCATCGTTATCAAGAAATTGAGCGTGAACTTGCTGAAAATAACAATCATCTTAATGATACCTATGGGCAAATAAGTACGCTAGAAAAACAAAAGTTGGAATATCAACAAAAAATATTGCAACGTAATGCTAATTTTTACCAATCGGCACGTACTGATCTTAACCAAGTTCAGTTACAAATAAGTGAAACAGAAAAACAACTTATCATTGAAATAGATAAACTGAAAAAGATGCAAATTACGGCTCCTATTTCAGGAATAGTGATGGATTTATCTGTTTTTACCCAAGGTGGCGTTGTAAGAACAGGTCAAACACTCATGGAAGTTGTTCCTCAAGATCATCAATTAATTATTGAGGCACGTTTAGCACCTCACCTTATTGATAAAGTTACCCTTGGTCTTCCTGTTGATTTAATGTTTAGTGCATTCAATCAAAATACAACACCTAAAATTCCCGGCGAAGTCACATTAATTTCCGCTGATAGACTTATTGATGAAAGAACAACAGAGCCTTATTACCAAGTATTTATTAATGTTAAAGATAATACTCTTCTTGCAGACAATAAAAATAAATTAAAGGCTGGAATGCCAGTTGATGTATTTATTAACACAGGCGATCGCTCATTACTAAATTATCTCTTCAAACCTGTTTTAGATAGGATCCATACTTCATTAACGGAAGAATAA
- a CDS encoding type I secretion system permease/ATPase — MSVNKNNNEITNIIKERKKVFLSIGIFTALINILMLVPSIYMLQVYDRVLPSGNEMTLLMLTLIMLALFIFMGGLEYLRSIIVIRMSNKLDLSLNSRIYTAAYQAKLNKMPGINSSLAFNDLVTIRQFITSHAIFAFFDLPWFPIYLLVIALFNPWLGLFALCGAIVLFSLAILNEYLSRSSLKKANEFANQAQVIQGHHFEHPQPIEAMGMLGYLRNQWQVAHFKYLQAQTHASDNAAGINAITKVTRMALQSLMLGLGGWLAIDNTISPGMMIAGSILLGRALAPIEQVIGVWKNWDSSKEAYKRLTTLLKTYPEENKKMALPTPKGELTVNINQAQYPQTERTLLNNIHFSLSPSDVLGIIGPSASGKSSLAKFIVGIWEVKTGAIRLDNADIYQWNKSEVGQYIGYLPQEIALFPGTIAENIARFSEVDPQKVTQAAMMANVHEMILRFPNGYETVIGAHGEGLSGGQRQRIALARALYGDPALVVLDEPNSNLDDLGIKALMQAIHILKQNKKTVILITHQKQLLSVTNKLLVLFDGHTKLFGSTTAVIAELNNSSVIKSTPTPTTIPITQSNI, encoded by the coding sequence ATGTCAGTAAACAAAAACAATAATGAAATAACAAATATTATAAAAGAAAGAAAGAAAGTCTTTCTTTCCATTGGAATATTTACAGCCTTAATAAATATTTTAATGTTAGTTCCTTCCATTTATATGTTACAAGTTTATGATCGCGTCTTGCCTTCAGGCAATGAAATGACTTTATTAATGCTAACGCTCATCATGTTAGCATTATTTATTTTTATGGGAGGATTAGAATACTTAAGAAGCATTATTGTCATTAGAATGAGTAACAAACTTGATTTATCCTTAAACTCAAGAATTTATACCGCTGCATATCAAGCAAAATTAAACAAAATGCCCGGTATTAATTCCTCTTTAGCATTTAATGACTTAGTGACTATTAGGCAATTTATTACAAGCCACGCTATTTTTGCATTTTTTGATTTACCTTGGTTCCCTATTTATCTTCTTGTTATCGCATTATTTAATCCATGGTTAGGATTATTTGCATTATGTGGTGCGATCGTTTTATTTTCTTTAGCAATTCTTAATGAATACTTGTCTCGATCATCATTAAAAAAGGCCAATGAGTTTGCTAATCAAGCTCAGGTAATACAAGGTCATCATTTTGAACATCCACAGCCTATTGAAGCAATGGGAATGCTAGGTTATTTACGTAACCAATGGCAAGTCGCTCACTTTAAATACCTACAAGCGCAAACTCATGCAAGTGATAATGCCGCAGGTATCAATGCAATAACAAAAGTCACCCGAATGGCACTGCAATCTTTAATGCTAGGATTAGGCGGATGGCTAGCAATAGATAATACAATTAGCCCAGGAATGATGATCGCAGGTTCAATACTATTAGGTCGTGCTTTAGCGCCGATTGAACAAGTTATTGGCGTATGGAAAAACTGGGATAGTAGTAAAGAAGCTTATAAAAGATTAACCACGCTATTAAAAACGTACCCTGAAGAAAATAAAAAAATGGCGCTACCTACTCCTAAAGGTGAATTAACGGTAAATATTAATCAAGCTCAATACCCTCAAACGGAACGCACCCTATTAAATAATATTCATTTTTCACTCAGCCCCAGCGATGTACTTGGTATTATTGGCCCGAGTGCTTCAGGAAAATCCTCTTTAGCTAAATTTATTGTTGGCATATGGGAAGTTAAAACAGGTGCCATACGTCTTGATAATGCAGATATATATCAATGGAATAAAAGTGAAGTTGGCCAATATATTGGATACCTTCCTCAAGAAATCGCCCTTTTCCCTGGCACGATTGCCGAAAATATTGCTCGCTTTTCTGAAGTAGATCCTCAAAAAGTCACTCAAGCTGCAATGATGGCAAATGTTCATGAAATGATTTTACGTTTTCCTAATGGTTATGAAACTGTTATTGGCGCTCATGGTGAAGGATTATCAGGAGGGCAACGACAACGTATTGCGTTAGCTCGTGCATTATATGGTGATCCTGCACTAGTCGTTTTAGATGAACCCAATTCTAATTTGGATGATTTGGGTATTAAAGCTTTAATGCAGGCAATTCATATACTTAAGCAGAATAAAAAAACCGTAATATTAATTACACACCAAAAACAGTTACTTTCAGTGACCAATAAACTCTTAGTTCTTTTCGATGGTCACACCAAATTATTTGGCTCTACAACAGCCGTTATTGCTGAGTTAAATAACTCATCAGTAATAAAGAGTACGCCAACACCAACAACTATACCTATAACTCAAAGCAATATTTAA